The genomic window AGTCGACGGTGCTCGACGCGATCTGTTTCGCCCTCTACGGGACGGTGCCCCGCTGGGGCGGCGCCCGCGGGATCGGCAACGCCCTGGCCCCGTCGTCGGCCGAGGCCCGGGTGCGCCTGGTCTTCGAGTCGGCCGGGGACCGGTTCGTGGCGACCCGGGTGGTCCGCCGGGACGGCCGGGGCAACGTGAAGACCGCCGGAGCGGGACTGCAGCTGATGCCGCCCGGGTTCGACGTGACCAAACTCGACACCGGCATGGACCTGGAGGACCTCGGCGAGGTGCTGGCCGGCACGCCCGCCGAGATGGACGCGGCCGTGATCGAGGCGGTCGGTCTGCCGTACGAGCAGTTCACCAGCTGTGTGGTGCTGCCGCAGGGCCAGTTCGCCGACTTCCTGCACGCCAAACCGGCCACCCGGCAGCAGATCCTGATCAACCTGCTCGGCCTGCACGTCTACGAGGGTGTGCAGAGCCGGGCCGCCGAGCGGGGCAAGGCCGCCGAGGCCAAGCTGACCGTGGTGGAGCAGCAGCTCGGCGCGCTGGAGGACGCCACCGACGAGGCGGTCACCGCGGCGAGCGAGCGGCTGGAGCGGATGCGCGGGCTCACCGCGGCGGTCGAGGGCGCGATGCCGGGGCTGCGGGCCGCCCGCGAGGCCGAGGGGACCGCCGCCGGGACACGGGACGCGATCGACGCGGAGCTGACGGCGCTCGGCTCGGTGCGTACCCCCACGGGTTTGCAAGAGGCGACCGGTGCGGTCGCCGCGGCGCGGGAGGCGGCCGACCGGGCCGCCGTCGACGTGCAGGCTGCCGAGGAGTCCGAGGAGAAGGTGCGCGGCGAGCTGACCGCCGCCGGTGACCCCGGCCGGTTGCGGGTGGCGCAGGACCGGCACACCGAGCTGGCCCGGCTGATCGAGCAGGAGGAGTGGTTCGCCGGCAAGGTGTCGGTCGCCGAGGTCGAGCACCGGGACGCGGCGGCCGCCGCCGAGCTGGCCCACGCCCACAACCTGGGTGCTCAGCAGTTGCTGGAGCAGGCCCGGCAGGACTACCGGGACGCCCAGCAGCTGGACCGGGCGTCGGCGCTGCGCGGTCACCTGACCGCCGGGGACGCCTGCCCGGTCTGCGAGCAGACCGTTTCGGTGGTGCCCGAGGTGCCGCGGGAATCCGCGGTGCGGCTGGCCGAGCAGGCCGGCAACCTGGCCCGGGAGGAGTCCGAGGCGGCGCAGGTCCGCTGGCGCGAACGCGACGCGGTGGCCCGCAACGCGGCGTTCGACCTGGAGCGCAAACGCGGGCAGTACGAGCATCACCTGTCCCGGCTGGCCGAGGTCCGCAAAGCCGTCGAGGGTCTGCCCACGGTGGACGAGTTGCAGCGCCGGCTGGCCGAACTGAGCGAGTTGCAGCGTCGGCTGGAGGACGCCGGATCGGCGGTTCGCCGGGCCCGGGAGGCGCAGAAGAAGGCGCAGACGGTGGTCCGGGGCGCGGAGGAGCAGCAGCGGACGGCGTGGCGGCAGTTCGACGGGGTGCGCGACGGGCTGGCACGGTTCGCCCCGCCGCCGGCCGACCGCGACGACCTGGCCGGCGCCTGGCGGGCCCTGGTCGACTGGGCCGCCGGTGAGCACGGGCTCCGGAGAGCGAGCCGGGACGAGGCCGAGGCGGCCGTCCGGGCCGCCCACCAGGCGACGGTGCACGCCCACGACGCGATCGTGCGGTTGTTCACCGAGGCCGGGGTGACCGTCACGGAACGCGACGAGGCGTCGCTGATCCGGGCCGCCACCGTCACCGCCGAGCGGGCCGAGGCGGCCTGGCAGCGGCTGACCGAGCGGCGCGAGCAGGCCCGGGCCGCCCGGGAGCAGCGGGCCGAGCTGTTGAGCGCGAGCCGGGTCGCGAAGTCGCTGGCCGGGCATCTGCGGGCCAACAACTTCGAGCGCTGGCTGCTGGAGGAAGCCCTCGATCTGCTGGTCGACGGCGCCTCCCGGATCCTGCGGGAGCTGACCGGCGGGCAGTACGAGCTGATGCACGAGAAGGGCGAGTTCTTCGTCATCGACCACCACGACGCCGGTCTGCGGCGCGGGGTGCGGACCCTGTCCGGTGGCGAGACCTTCCAGGCCTCCCTCGCGCTGGCGCTGGCCCTGTCCGAGCAGCTGGCCGGGATGAGCACCACCGCGGCCAGCCTGGAGTCGATCGTGCTGGACGAGGGGTTCGGCACCCTGGACGCCGCCACCCTGGACGTGGTCGCGGCGACTCTGGAGAACCTGGCGGCCCGCGGCGACCGGATGGTCGGCCTGGTCACCCACGTGCACGCGCTGGCCGAGCGGGTGCCGGTCCGGTTCGAGGTGCACAAGGACGCGCGTACCGCCCACGTCGAGAGGGTCGGCCTGTGACCAGGATGTTCGTCGACGCGTGGGATCCGTCCTACGGAGCGTCGTACGAGGGCGGTGACGGCGCGGACGGGCCGGCTTCGTCCAGCAGCGCGCAGGTCGACGTGGACGTGGAGGTGCCGGCCGCCGAGTGGGCCCCGATCGGGGTGTCCGCCTCGGCGGTCGTGCCGGACGTGGTGTTCCTGGTCGACGGGGTGCGGCGCAACGACGCCGGGCTGTGGACGGCCGAGGAGGACGGCACCACCTATCCGGGGCTGGCCGCGTCGTACGCCGCCGGGGTGGTCCGCTGCGACCTGGCCCGCGGGGTGGCCGAGCTGGCCGGTGCCCGGGTCGCCCGGGGCCTGTTCACGGCCAGCCCGACCGCGACCGGCGTGCAGGCCGGTTCGGTGCGCTACGAGGTGCACCGGATCAGTGGCGCCGGGGAGGCGAGCAAACTCCCGGCCGCGGTCCAGCCGCCACTGACCGCCCTGGAGATCGAGATCTCGTCGGCGGCCCGGGACGGCGGCTCGGACGGGACCGACCTGCTGATCGTGGACGGGCCGTTGCGTAACCGGCGGCAGTTGCCGCGCACCATCGGCTATGTGAAGACCCAGCAGAAGCACTATCTGCCGGCCGCTCAGGAGTCGATCGTGCCGCGGCTGCGGCCGGCTCAGCGGACGCCGGTCTTCCACCTGGGCACGGTGTGGGGCGGCTGGTCGTGGTACCTGCGGCTGCCCGGCTCGTCGGGTGCGCCGTGGTCCGGGATCGTGCGGGTGGAGTGTTCGCCGGAGTTGAGCGCGGAGCAGGCGGTCGAGTTGGCCGACGTGTCGGTGGCGACGCTGCCGAGGTTCGCGTCGTCGGCCTACAAGGACCCCCGGGCGCCGCAGAACCTGGTGCCGATCGCGGGGCTGGAGCGCCGGTTGCGGAGCATGCTCGGCGACTCCCGGGTGCTGCACCGGGCGCTCGCGCTGGCAGCCAGTCAGTCACGCTGAGCGCCACGCTCCGCACCCGCGCTGTGCTCGTGCACAGGCGGGCGTCCATCAGGTGGGCGGAGGACCCCGGCCGGAGTCCCGCTTGCTGGGAAGTTCGGGTTCGGGTGCAACGCACGGGCCCCGAGCGGCGTCCGGGCCTTGCCCACCGTGGTCGCCGAGCGTGTCGCGCTTCGGGCCTATTCGGGCATCGAGGGCCACACGAACAGGCAATTCGGAAATTGGGAGCGCTCCCCACCGGGTGTCGCCCGAAAGGGTCCGAGTGGAATTCCGGCATCCCCCGATCGGCGTCACCAGGCGGCTATTCACCGCACAATACGCACCTGTGACAACGCAGCGGAATCAAGCGTTCACGCTACGAGATCGCGCTCTCACGTACGCCGAGAATTATTCTCGCCGGAGTTGTCCAGGGGCGAATGTCACTGAGTATCATTCCGCCTTACCTGGTGTCCCAATCGGCGTTGATCAATACACAGAGTGATCGGCGCCGGAAGCGCCACCTCGATCACGAACGCAGCGGAGGACCGTTGAGACCGAGCGTCCCGGAAATTTCTGCCCCGGCTTTGATCCCTGGGGGGCACCCCGGCCGTATCTCAGGCGACGGGGAAAGGTCCGGGCGGAGGTATCGATGCATGCGGTGGCCGAGGATCGGCTCACGCCGGAGAGGGTGCTTGTGATGGCACGGCAACACTCCGGTGGTAGGTGGCAGGCTCTCGACGGTGGTGGAAACCAGCGGGACGAGGGCACGGTGATCCCGAAGCAGGGTCCGCGGCATCAGTCGGCTCCGAGTAGCGCGCCGAGTCACGAGGACACTCTCGTGAAGATGCTGTACGAAGAGCACGCCGGCCCCTTGCTGATGTTCGTCCTGCGGTTGACCGGTGGAGACCGGCAGCGCGCGGAGGACATCGTGCAGGAGACGCTGCTGAGGGCGTGGCGCAACGCGCACCGCCTCGGCGCGCAGGGTCAGCAGTCGCTGAGGCCGTGGCTGGTGACGGTAGCCCGTCGCATCGCCATCGACGAGCATCGCAGCGCCAACGCCCGCCCCGCCGAGACGTACGATCGGGAGCTGGAGAGCTTCCCGACGACGTCCGACGAGACCGACAAGGTTCTGCAGTCGATGACCGTGTCGGACGCGCTCCGGCAGCTCAGCCATTCGCATCGGGAGATCCTCATCGAGACGTACTTCCGCGGCCGTACCGTCCCGGAGGCCGCAGAGTCGCTCAACCTGCCGCTCGGTACCGCCAAGTCCCGGGTCTACTACGCACTGCGTGCCCTGCGCACCGCGCTCCAGCAGCGGGGGGTGACGGAATGACGCAGGACCAGCACTACGACGTCGCCTCGTACGCCCTCGGCATCCTCGACGATCGGGACGCGGCGCGTTTCGAGGACCACCTGATCGAGTGCGCCCAGTGCGCCTACGAGCTGGAGTCCTTCGTCGAGGTGGCGGACGTCCTCTCGACGGTCGACGGTGAGGCCTTCGTGGCGGCCGAGCAGGCCGAGCGGGACGCCACCGTGCTGCACAAGATGCTCAGCGAGGTGGGTGCCGAGCGTCAGCGTGCCAACAGTCGCCGGCTCTACACGCTGGCCGCCGGTGTGGTGGCCTTCGCGGCGCTCTCGGTCGGTGCGCTCTTCGCCGGTGGCCAGTGGCTCGGTTCGGGCTCGGCCGGTACGCCGGAGACCACCGCGCAGGGCAGTCAGAGTCAGCTCGACCCGCTGCCGAACGGTGACCTCGGCATCGGCGGGACGAAGCTGCCGGGTGACAACTACACCGGCACCGACACCCGTACCAACGTCAGTGCCGTCGTGGGTCTGCTGAAGAAGGACTACGGCACACAGGTCTCCTTCGCGGTCGGTGGCATCGACGGCGGCCCCAAGACGTGCGCGCTGTACGTGGTGCGTACCGACGGGGTCAAGGTGAAGGTCACCGACTGGACCGTGCCCGAGGGTGACGGGTGGGGCACCGCCGCCAACCCGACTCCGCTGATGCTCCAGGCGGCCACCGCGGTTCCGCGTGACCAGATCGCGCACGTGCAGATCGACGAGGTCGCCGCGAACGGGTCGACCAAGTCTTTGGTTCGCGTTCCGTAACCGTACGAACACGGAAATGGCCCGGTCACCTCGGTGACCGGGCCATTTCGCATGTGGGGTCCTAAATTTACGGACCGGGTGGGCCGAAGGTTCAACGGAAAATTCATTAATTTGATCGGCCCGAATGTTCAACCGACGCCGCACCGCCGCCGTACTACTGCCCGGAATGGCCAAAGCCATTAATCACCCGGGAGGGGCCACGTGGTACCGGAGAAGCGCAAGTTGATGGTCGTAGGCGCGGCACTGGCGGCGGTGTTCGCTCTGTCCGCATGCGCCCCGACCGGAGCGGCCGTGGCCGACTACGGTAACGCCGCCGAGCCCGCTTCCAACGATGTGGCGGCGACGCCTGAGGCTGAGGCGACCGCTGCCGCCGACCCCGAGGCGGAGTCGACTGCCGAGCCCGCCGCACCGGGTGACGAGGCGAACGTCCCCGAGATCAGCGAAGAGCTGACCACCACCTCGCTCACCTCGAAGAAGGTGAAGCTGATGGGCACCACCGTCCAGGATCAGGACGGCTTCGTGCTCTACCGCTTCGACAAGGACGAGGACGACCCGGCGAAGTCGAACTGCAACGGCGACTGCGCCAAGATCTGGCCGGCCGCGCTCACCAACGACGGGGAGCCGACGCTCAAGGGCGTCGACAAGTCCCTCGTCGGTACGGTGACCCGCGCTGACGGCACCAAGCAGCTGACCCTCAAGGGCTGGCCGCTCTACCGCTACATCGGCGACAAGAAGCCGGGGCAGTGGAAGGGCCAGAACGTCAGCGGCACCTGGTTCGTGATTCAGCCGAACGGCACCAAGAACCTCACCTGCCTGCCCGCCGTGTCGAAGCCGGTCGCCCCGCCGGCCGACGACACCTCCGGCGACGCGGGTAGCGACGCCGAGTCGGGCAGCGAATACAGCTACTGATCCGGCATAGGCACAGGAAAAGTTGGAGGAGGAGAAGATGAGGACCCGCCGAACCCCCCGATGGCTGGTCGGCACCCTGGCTATGTCCCTGGCGTTCATCATGGCGCCGGCCGGGGTGGCTCACGCCGCTGACGAGCCCGTGCCCGTGCCGCCGAACACCGGACTGACGACCAAGGGCACCGGCGTGATCAGCGCCGCGGACAGTGACTTCATCATCAAGGTCCGCCTGGCGGGCCTCTGGGAGATCCCGGCCGGCAACATGGCCCAGGAGAAGTCCGAAGACCCGAACGTCGTGAAGATCGGCAAGGCGATCGCCGAGCAGCACGTCGCGCTCGACAGCCTGGACCGTAAGGTCGCCAAGCAGCTCGGCATCAGCCTGCCGAACGTGCCGAACGGTGACCAGCAGGTCTGGCTGAACGAGATGAAGAACGCCGCGACCCCGCAGCAGTTCGACCAGATCTTCATCGACCGGCTGCGGGCCGCGCACGGCAAGATCTTCCCGGCGATCGGTACCATCCGCGCCACCACGCGCAACGACTCGGTCCGCAAGCTCGCCCAGCAGACCAACCAGTTCGTGATGACGCACATGACCTTGCTGGAGAGCAGCGGAATCGTCGACTACGCCGCGCTTCCCACCGCGCCGGCGCCGGCCGCTGCCGGACAGGGCCCGGTGCCCATCGACAACCAGATGATGCTCCAGGCGCAGGAGGGCCAGAACATTCCTGGCCTCAGCAACACGGTAATCCTGTTGATCCTCGCTGCCGCCCTGGTGGTCGGGGTTGTTACGACCATGCGCATCTTCCGCGCACGGTAGATCTCAACGTCGCCCCCGGCGGACAGAGAAAGGTGTCACCCATGCGAAGGTCCAAGTACCGGCGCCCCAGTAGTTCCCCGGCCTGGTTCAGCGGCCGGCGTCGCGTCGTAGTCATCGGCGCAGCGGCACTGGCGGCTTTCGGTGGCGTGGTGACTGTCACTCAGATCTCGAGTGCCAGCACCGAGCGCACCCAGCAGCGGGCCCTGGCAGCCTGTGACGACCTGCAGGCCCCCAACCGGGCTCAGCTGTCGACACAGACCCGGAAGGGTACGTACACCACGAACAACGGCCAGG from Actinoplanes derwentensis includes these protein-coding regions:
- a CDS encoding AAA family ATPase, with the protein product MRPLRLDMAGFTVFRDQTTVDFTDADYFALVGPTGSGKSTVLDAICFALYGTVPRWGGARGIGNALAPSSAEARVRLVFESAGDRFVATRVVRRDGRGNVKTAGAGLQLMPPGFDVTKLDTGMDLEDLGEVLAGTPAEMDAAVIEAVGLPYEQFTSCVVLPQGQFADFLHAKPATRQQILINLLGLHVYEGVQSRAAERGKAAEAKLTVVEQQLGALEDATDEAVTAASERLERMRGLTAAVEGAMPGLRAAREAEGTAAGTRDAIDAELTALGSVRTPTGLQEATGAVAAAREAADRAAVDVQAAEESEEKVRGELTAAGDPGRLRVAQDRHTELARLIEQEEWFAGKVSVAEVEHRDAAAAAELAHAHNLGAQQLLEQARQDYRDAQQLDRASALRGHLTAGDACPVCEQTVSVVPEVPRESAVRLAEQAGNLAREESEAAQVRWRERDAVARNAAFDLERKRGQYEHHLSRLAEVRKAVEGLPTVDELQRRLAELSELQRRLEDAGSAVRRAREAQKKAQTVVRGAEEQQRTAWRQFDGVRDGLARFAPPPADRDDLAGAWRALVDWAAGEHGLRRASRDEAEAAVRAAHQATVHAHDAIVRLFTEAGVTVTERDEASLIRAATVTAERAEAAWQRLTERREQARAAREQRAELLSASRVAKSLAGHLRANNFERWLLEEALDLLVDGASRILRELTGGQYELMHEKGEFFVIDHHDAGLRRGVRTLSGGETFQASLALALALSEQLAGMSTTAASLESIVLDEGFGTLDAATLDVVAATLENLAARGDRMVGLVTHVHALAERVPVRFEVHKDARTAHVERVGL
- a CDS encoding sigma-70 family RNA polymerase sigma factor, coding for MHAVAEDRLTPERVLVMARQHSGGRWQALDGGGNQRDEGTVIPKQGPRHQSAPSSAPSHEDTLVKMLYEEHAGPLLMFVLRLTGGDRQRAEDIVQETLLRAWRNAHRLGAQGQQSLRPWLVTVARRIAIDEHRSANARPAETYDRELESFPTTSDETDKVLQSMTVSDALRQLSHSHREILIETYFRGRTVPEAAESLNLPLGTAKSRVYYALRALRTALQQRGVTE
- a CDS encoding zf-HC2 domain-containing protein; this translates as MTQDQHYDVASYALGILDDRDAARFEDHLIECAQCAYELESFVEVADVLSTVDGEAFVAAEQAERDATVLHKMLSEVGAERQRANSRRLYTLAAGVVAFAALSVGALFAGGQWLGSGSAGTPETTAQGSQSQLDPLPNGDLGIGGTKLPGDNYTGTDTRTNVSAVVGLLKKDYGTQVSFAVGGIDGGPKTCALYVVRTDGVKVKVTDWTVPEGDGWGTAANPTPLMLQAATAVPRDQIAHVQIDEVAANGSTKSLVRVP
- a CDS encoding COG4315 family predicted lipoprotein, with the protein product MVVGAALAAVFALSACAPTGAAVADYGNAAEPASNDVAATPEAEATAAADPEAESTAEPAAPGDEANVPEISEELTTTSLTSKKVKLMGTTVQDQDGFVLYRFDKDEDDPAKSNCNGDCAKIWPAALTNDGEPTLKGVDKSLVGTVTRADGTKQLTLKGWPLYRYIGDKKPGQWKGQNVSGTWFVIQPNGTKNLTCLPAVSKPVAPPADDTSGDAGSDAESGSEYSY
- a CDS encoding DUF4142 domain-containing protein is translated as MRTRRTPRWLVGTLAMSLAFIMAPAGVAHAADEPVPVPPNTGLTTKGTGVISAADSDFIIKVRLAGLWEIPAGNMAQEKSEDPNVVKIGKAIAEQHVALDSLDRKVAKQLGISLPNVPNGDQQVWLNEMKNAATPQQFDQIFIDRLRAAHGKIFPAIGTIRATTRNDSVRKLAQQTNQFVMTHMTLLESSGIVDYAALPTAPAPAAAGQGPVPIDNQMMLQAQEGQNIPGLSNTVILLILAAALVVGVVTTMRIFRAR